The following are encoded in a window of Roseimaritima ulvae genomic DNA:
- a CDS encoding ISL3 family transposase yields the protein MSELSWIFYDGSMNELHAHYRLLLGLDDQWQVQNVDLQMEANSVVIQLRHSGGKLCCPECQDECSRADTAPTRQWRHLDTMQFETIIEAAIPRSKCDRCGVKTIAVPWAAKHSRFTLMFEAFAIKVLHAASSVSAATKLLKLSWKTAHELMQRGVERGLQRRDTDPIETLGIDEKSFGKGQDYVSLMVDLEGSRVLEVVKDRSETSCDKLFDSLTDEQKSGIRAVAVDFWQAFRNSIVKQVPQAKIVHDHFHISQYLGEAVDLVRRRENKLLRSEGINDLTGTRQLWLYNEETLDDATQKQIEDIRQVAIKTARAWGIKEMFRDFWTYRSGAWAKKFFDRWYAWAIRSKLDPIKKVARMLKKHLAGLLAYFEYSITNAKSEAFNGRVQAIKSAARGFRNFENYRTRILFYCGALKMEPDFSH from the coding sequence ATGTCCGAGCTGTCTTGGATTTTCTATGATGGCAGCATGAATGAACTACATGCCCACTATCGTTTGCTGCTGGGACTTGATGACCAGTGGCAGGTCCAGAACGTTGACCTTCAGATGGAGGCCAATAGTGTCGTCATCCAATTGCGGCACTCTGGCGGCAAGCTCTGCTGCCCCGAGTGCCAGGACGAATGCTCTCGTGCGGATACCGCGCCAACGCGTCAGTGGAGGCACTTGGACACGATGCAGTTCGAGACCATTATCGAAGCGGCAATTCCTCGTTCAAAATGCGATCGGTGCGGTGTGAAAACGATTGCCGTCCCCTGGGCAGCGAAGCACTCTCGATTCACGCTGATGTTTGAAGCTTTTGCGATCAAAGTCCTTCATGCGGCTAGCAGCGTTTCGGCGGCGACCAAGTTACTGAAGCTCTCTTGGAAGACCGCTCACGAGCTCATGCAACGCGGGGTTGAGCGAGGACTACAGCGTCGTGATACCGATCCGATTGAAACCCTGGGCATTGATGAAAAGAGCTTTGGCAAAGGTCAGGACTACGTGTCGCTGATGGTTGACCTGGAAGGATCGCGAGTGCTGGAAGTCGTCAAAGACCGCAGCGAGACATCTTGTGACAAACTCTTTGACAGTCTCACCGATGAGCAAAAATCGGGCATTCGGGCAGTCGCCGTGGACTTCTGGCAAGCTTTTCGAAACAGCATTGTCAAACAAGTTCCCCAGGCGAAGATCGTTCACGACCATTTCCACATCAGCCAATACCTCGGCGAAGCGGTCGATCTGGTTCGACGCCGAGAGAACAAACTGCTCCGAAGCGAAGGCATTAATGACCTGACGGGTACGCGTCAACTTTGGCTCTACAACGAGGAGACTCTTGATGATGCCACGCAAAAGCAAATCGAAGACATTCGGCAAGTCGCGATCAAGACGGCACGTGCGTGGGGAATCAAGGAGATGTTTCGTGACTTCTGGACATACCGCAGCGGCGCTTGGGCGAAGAAGTTCTTTGACCGTTGGTACGCATGGGCCATTCGTAGCAAACTCGATCCGATCAAGAAGGTTGCGAGAATGCTCAAGAAACACCTCGCCGGCTTGCTGGCCTATTTCGAGTACTCCATCACCAATGCCAAAAGTGAGGCCTTCAACGGTCGAGTGCAGGCCATCAAGTCGGCGGCCCGCGGCTTTCGCAACTTCGAGAACTACCGCACCCGCATCTTGTTTTATTGTGGGGCCCTAAAGATGGAACCCGATTTCAGCCACTAA